The segment CCTTTATCGCCTAGCCGCATAGCTCGGCGTCACACGACTCGACGCCGAGCTCTGCCTAACCAGCCCGAGCCAAggccccttcttcttcctctcttcaTTCTTTCTTTGTGCCCAtccccttttttttcttcctcTCTCTTCCCACGAACCCTAAATCCTAAAACCGAGCATAGAGGTGTCGGATCGAGGCTTATAACGGTTTCCTAAGGTACTACTCCTTCCCCTCTTCCATTTTATCCATTGGGATCTTGTTTTTAGTGGTGTTTTTTTATGGAATATGTCATTAATGGTTTGCTTCATGTCATTTGTGAAATGTCTTTTATCCAATGAGTATTTGACTCAAATGCGTGTTTACTATGGTATAGTATGTACCATTCATGTCCTCATTTAGTGTTGTATGTTGTGGATTATGGTTTAGGGTTTGCTACTCTTTAGGGTTTTGCTACTCTTTAGTGCATTGGGCCACTTTGTTAActttttagggtttagggttcatGTCCTCTCTTAGTGTTGTATGTCTTGATGCTATTAGATGTGGCATTAGTTATAGTAACACTTGTTTATGTAGATGATGAACCTGTATCGAGTAGAGTATTGgaaaaaacgcggtcgaccgagGGAGCTATATGCGGACGCCTCTTGTGTGGATGCCCCGGTACCTCCGGACCTCCCGGTTCCAAATTGTGATTGTCAAAAGCCGGTAGAAGTGATGCAATCTAGGCATCCTGACACCGCTGCACGGTGTTTCTACACATGTGGCCAATTCAATGTAAGTTTATGAAATTGTGTTTGAATTTTCAAAATGTAGGTTATGGTTGCACCAACGCTTTGCAtgatttatttgtttgtttttctAGGACCATGAGAAGTGCTTCTTCTTCCAGTGGATCGATGGCCCCGACAAGTTTGACCCACGGTTCTTGCTTTTTGCGGGTATTTGCCACGGGAAGTTTCCACGTGATCGCTTCAAACGTtgggtgccgccaccaccaaaCCCCCCACCAATGACTTCTGAGGAGAAGGAAGTAGCTACGGCAAGACGCCTTGATGACCCTCCTAAGTGCTTTTGTGGTGACAAAACTATGGTAGATCAGACGCGAGGTCTTGAGTTTGTGTGTCCCAACAAGCATCCAGTAAGTCACTTTTCCTAGTATATACCACTTTTGGTTTCTTACAAGTAATTTATATAGTTTGCTCGAAGTCCATTGATTTTCAATTGTGGCAGGATTATTCTATGGAAAAGTGTCGTTTTAGAGAGTGGCTATATGGTCCGAAGTCTCATTGGCCggaggaaaagaagaaaaagaatgacAGGATTATTACCGCAGCGCCTCCGGTTAAATGCAAGTGTGGTGTTGAGGCTAGCTACGGCTTAGTTCCTTCCGAACTAGGAGTCGGATATTTTTGTGGTCATATGGTAGACTACGATGTGGTGAGCTCCTGTTTTTTTTCGATAGTGCTAGAACAACAATATGTGTTCTTACTAATTATCATCTCTTATTCAACATTAGAGCACTAGGAAATGTGACTGGGAGTATTGGCATGGGAAAAGAGACTTCTACCAAACCTGCGAGCAAAAGAAAGCACTAGGCATTAAGATTCGATGCGGGAACCAACTGTTGGACAACTATGTGAAGTACTACAAAGAAGACGCACGTCGTGAAGCAAGAGAGGGCCGTCACAACAGCCCTGCAAAAGTAATGTGGGAGAAATGGAGGCTTGAAGGTATCAAGCAAAAAGAAGAGGAGAACTCTTGGAGAGCTGTACTTCAAGAGTATGACGAAATGAAGGGTTTAGAGAAAAGATTGTGTGCTAGTAAGTAATAATAATTTTAATGTCTGTTTCATGTCTTTTGTTTTTCTAACAATTGCTATTTCATTGTTAAAGAGATTGGATGCACCGGAGATTGGGCCGCTGATGTGGCTCGTTCAAGTTATTTGGAGAAGATAGCTATGAACAAGATGAAGGAGGATGAAGTGAAAGAGGCGGACGACAACATGGATGAGGAGGACAACTCAAGATTGGACACTCTCGCCGAACTTGTGCTTgagcatgatgcttcaaagatggcTCAACAAGAGCATAATGTACATGTGCACAATGCAGGCGAAACCAGCCGCGCTACGGACTTTGTGTTGCAGgtggaggaggatgaggaggaggaatGGTATACACAAGCCGTGGATGAGGCGGAGGCTGCTTACTATAGCCAAAAGAATTTGGTGGTAGAGCAGGAGGAGGACGATGAATGGTTAACACAAGCCGTGGATGAAATTGAGGCTGCTTACTACAAGCAAAAGGCGGAAAAGGCAAAAGGAATGGTGGTGGAGGCTTGTGAGTCCGACGACGATGATTTGCTACCTGGCTACGTTTCTGGTTAGAGGTCCATAATATTTGAGGATGTAATGGATTCTTTATGTGCGAGTCCGAACTAGTGGTACATGTCTATGTATGTTGAGGACTTTTGTGCGACGCCATGGATTGCTTCTCCCATTAGTGGTACATGTCCTTGTGACTTCGCCAACTGCTTCCCCATTAGGTAGGATTTTTATAGCCGAAGCCTTTATTTGTTGAGGGGAAACTAGTCCAATTTGAAGTTATTTAATAAGTTATTTTATAATGAAAAATTTTATAGTTTGGTCTCCAaacaaattaaaaaataaaacctAATTAAACAATCTGTATATATTGTAACTTGTAAATACTTAAGTACAATTAAAATTTACTAAACAGTAGTGATGATTTCCATATGTTCGAAAAGGTAATAAAAAATGAAAGGAAAGCGAAGTTAAAAAAAATCAGCACGGTCGGCGTGAAATCCCAGCGCGCCGAGGTTGGCTAGGTTTGGCCCCTACCTCGGCGTCAACTGAAAAAACGCCGAGGTCTCAAGCTCGGCGTGATGTGACTGCATGCCGAGGTTGGCTACCTCGGCGTGGCGACCACAGCCAACTCAGAGAGGTTTGAGGTTGGCCCTTACCTTGGCGTGAATTGAAAAAAAGCCGAGGTCTTGGcttagcatttttttattttcgccAAAGATTTAGCAATTCACAAAGTAATACAAATCCATAGTCACAAAGTAATACAAATCCATAGTCATATAGTAATACAAATTATATACGCACATACGTAAATAAATAATCCACACATAGTCCATACATGAGCGCACAAGTTCGATCATAGTCCATACTTGATTGGATATTAGAGTAGGTCATACATAACATAGTCGTTCACACATAGTCCATACACTAGTTCATTACACATTGTTAATTGGcgttaacacatagagtttgcaCATAGTTCATTTGACATTGTCGAGCCATCCACAAAGTCGTTGAAGACAAAAGAAGCTCATCCATATCCATATTGTGACCTGTGAACAAGATGTAGGGGGCACCTTAGGAACACACAAATATGGGACAACAAAGGAACATGTACGATGAAAGCTTTCAGTTTTTACCCTAACATGGACGCCGACCACCACGCCTTTCCCTTGGCAGCGCATGGGAACCGGGAGTGTACCTATCGACAGCTCGGGTCGCCCTTTGTGGACGTCCAGAGGTAGAGGCACCCTGCGTACCTTGTGGAGCATCACCCAGCTGTGACATGCCAATCTCTTCTTGTTCATCAACCCCGTAACCCTCGCCTTCTCCTTGTCCTTGTTCCTCTTCAACTTGTGTAGAAGCCCCAGCTCCATGCGTGGTAGACGGGCCAGCTCCTTCAGAGCCGCCTGCTCCACCAAACTGTTGGGGCTCCACTACGCCGGTGGGTTGTCGACAACCAAGGCGGGCGGCTACCTTGCGCAGGCGATGCATTGCACGCTGCATGGAATATATATTTTAATTGGTTAACAAATATATACGGGCGAACAAATATATACGAGCTCGATGTTGGATTACCTGTAGGGCTGCTCGTAATTCGGTAGCTTCATCTAGAGCACCTGGAGGGATCATCAATGCCCTTCCTTGTTCAGCGACTGTCCTTATGATTTCGGTACCCTGCTCACAAATACTATATGTATAAATCATTTGACAATAGACAGCTGTGAACAAAATACAAATACATTAGGACTAACCGCTCTAGACAGCACAGGAGCAATCTCAACTTGTCGGCCTGTCCTGGTGGCTTCATCGTAGGGGTTGTCGCCCTCATCTTCACTAGCGATGTCAGCAATGTCTTGCTCCGTCCATGCAGCCCTCAAGCACAACCTTGTCCTTGGCCCTAGCCACGCGAGGTACTCATTGAACGCATTGTCGCGGTGCACGGCATGAATTCTCATGTTATTCTGCTCATAACGTAGCCACTCATCAATGTATCTCTGGTGTTCGGCCTGCCAGTTCGTAATCTTCTTCTGTCGCTGACGATTCAACCTGTCAAATCGGGAAATGGTTAGTACAAGGACCATTAGAATTAACGAAATGGAAGAGTCAACTTTGAGAATTTAAGCGAGGTACCTATGTAGCTGCCAACTCGTGGAGAAGTCCTCCGGTGGACAAGGTTGGAGCCTACCAAATTGCCGGGCGACACGGTGCGGGAGGTGGTACTCGACCGcgtagaaacatatgagggggcACCTCATAGTCCACAAATCCTCATCCGCCCTGCACACTGTGCTAAGTGCCAAGCCTAGGATCCTTTCCCTCCTGTACGGTCTCCACTCAACCTGAAAACAACGACTGCGTTGAGTACTATGTCCATATAGATTGCTACAAGTCAAATAAATTGTTGGTAGACTTACGTGTTGTGGTTGAAGGGTGTCCATCTCATTGGTGTAGCTAATGTAAGCGTGACGGGAGACGTGGTACACACCGCTCGTACGCTCGTAGAGGTGAGCCACCGTAGGAGCAACGATTGTGTCCCCTTTCGGGAACCAAGCAGGTGgctgttgcatcctatgtggtCTTCCAACAGGAAGCCTCTCCCACATCCAAATTTGGATTCAAAAGAAAGAAGAACTGAGTATCATAGGTCTatcatgaaataaatgccttgcaaGTGAAAGGAAAGACTCAAATTATGTACCTGCAGGAGTGTCATGCACCCAGACATAGTAGAATGTGTACCTCCAGCCCTCTGACAAGCCTCACACAGCTGGCGGTACAAGAAAGCCAAGATGGCTGAGCCCCAGCTTCTATTCCCAGCGTCATCCCAATTTTGCAAGCACAGGATGTACATCCAGGAAGCTGTGTCTCCAGTGCCATCCGGGAATAGAACCGTACCGAACATGTGAAGAACATATGCTCTGCAGTAGTAGTTCACTGTGGCTTCATCAGCGTCTGGTGGACACTGATGCCACTGCTCTCGAAGCCACCTAAGTGGTACcccgctgctccttctcttcttGCCTGCCTCAAGCTCTGGTAGTGCACGTCCCAAGAAGTTATGCACTTGGTTCTCCCACCCTTTGGACTCAGTGTCTCCGGTCACTGGAAAACCTCTCATTCTCACTCCAAGGATCATGGCTGTGTCCTCTAGAGTGACGGTCATCTCTCCACAAGGAAGGTGGAAGGTGTGTGTGTCTCAAGACGCCACCTATCGATCAAAGCTGTCAACGACGCTGGGTTGAAAGGTGGAGTACCGCGACGGCACACACGAGCGACTGCAGCAAGGTTGGCCCTCTTCAAAAGGGGCGTGTACCTCTCGTCGTACACCATGCTTGTAGCAGCCTCGTGGGTCATGGGTCTCAAACAGTGGAGCACCTGCAATGAAAACAACAAACAGAAACATACGAAAGTTATTCAAATGAAAAATGGATCAAAACAAGTAATAAGTAATACAAGTGGGAAAAGAAGGGTACCTCTCCATCCTCGATCCTCCGAGCTCGATGTTTCTCATTGAACCTCGGGTCAAGCAGGGTTCAATCCATACTGTAACATAAGTGAGAACAAAAAGTTAGTATGAAAGTAACATTACATAAATAAGACATATTATGTAAATTAAAAAAAGGAAACCTAAACAATTGTATAACACATGTAAAAGTACCTCCTCTCTTATCAATTGTGGACATTTCCTTCTATTATGACCCGGCTTGTGGCACTTAGAGCAACGAGATTTTTGGGTGTCTTCTACAAAATGAGTGCCAACCTTGCTACTAGTGGACCGACCTTTGGTAGCTCGGTCCATGTCCATCTTAAACCGCTTCCGCCTCCTCGGGCCTCTACTCTTCCATAGTAACCCTAAATCAGCCACGTACTCGGGTCCATCATAAGTGGGCCATTGGCTCTCGTCTAGAAATGGCTCAAATTGAGGGTGCCATGTACTTCTTAGATTTGTCAATGAGAACTCCATGGCCATACGGGGAGGAATCTCAGCGTCGACACGCCTAAGACGACAAGCTGTGATTATATGAGAGCAAGGCCTGTGGTATATTCTTGGTTTCCCACAGGTGCATCTATTTTCATTGATTATGACCTTATGTTTTCGAGCGCCTCGATCCTCTCCACCAATGTTGGTTCCTCCTCCCTCAAGAATTTCATAGCCATGTCTCATTGGATCAAAACATGAACCCTTCTGTCGCTTTGATTTTCTCTTAGAGAAAGCTAGTTGCTCGGTGGCTAGAAGTGGCCAAGTTTTCCCTTGCAACCATAGGGATCTAGCATGTTTCTTCTGCGCAACGAACCAAGAGTTGAGCTTGTAGAAAGTGAATGAGGCAATAGCGGTAACAGGCAGCCCACGACAACCTCTAAGAAGACTATTAAACATCTCTGCCATGTTACTTGTCATGAAACCCCATCTCCAACCACATGTGTCGTATGCTAAGGTCCATTTCTCCTTTGAAGGCATCAAGTCACTCAAAAACTGTCTACCCTCATCATTTGTAGCTAACTTAAGAGCTTCTAGCTTCTCATTGAATAGCTTAACCTCTTGCTGCCTACAAACCTCCTCGAATAACTTGAAGTTGTCTTTTGTGTGGTCACGTCGTATAAGATTCTGAGCAATGTGTCTTGTGCACCAACGATGATGTATTTGCCCATAAACCAGGGATCACCTCCTCTACAGCATTCAGAATCCCAGCATGTCTGTCGGATATCACACAAACATCACGTCCAGGGCTGATTACAACTTGTCTAACGAGTCTAAGGAACCAGCACCAACTATCGGTGTCCTCCTTCCGAACAATGGCAAAGGCTAACGGCACAAGCTGGTCTTCGGCATCTGTCCCAATACATATAAGCATTGTGCCCTCGAACTTCCCTGTAAGAAATGTGCCATCAATTGATACAACGGGCCTACAATGCTTGAATGCTTCAATGCTCTGACCGAAAACCAAGAAAGCCCTACCAAACACCTCCCGGCCGTTCCTTGTTTCACCTTCCTTAGGCACGTACTCAAAGTGCGTCCCGAGATTTGCCGCTTTCATTGCGTTCAACATTACCGGTAGGCGCTCATACGCTTCTTCCCAATTACCAAATATTATTTCCAATGCACGCTGCTTTGCTCTCCATGCTTTTCCATACTTCATGTAGTAGTTGTATAGTTGGAAGATTGTCTCAACCAACGCGGACACCGTTATGGTTGGCATATGCTTCACAATAGGGCACAATTGCCTTGCAATGAACCTAGAGTTCAGCTGCAAATGAGTGTCTTCTGCGTCAGCACTAGCACAAGTATGTGGTTGATTAACTAAGGTAATCTTCCATTTGCCTGCCCTTGTTTTCCTAGCACATACTCTCCATTCACACAATTGTTCCTCACAAGCCACGGTGTACCTCTTCTCCTTATATGAATTGATCACCCGAAATGGACGGTGGTGGAGAATTGAGTACTCTTGCAACCATGATTTCAACTCATCCATTGTGGCAAACAATAAACCCTTGCGTATGACGGGACAAACACTAACATCAGGGATGCTGCTCTCGTTTAGCCCACCATCAGCAAAAGCCCTATGAGCATGGCTAAGGTCCTTGAAATCACCAATTGAAGGCTCTCTATCAGGCAACAccctgctcaaaatctctatttCCCTTTCAGTGAGACGACGAACGGGGCGATCGTCATCGGAGTCAACATCCGCCACATCCTCAAATATCTCATCATCTCCATCTACTTCGATATCTAATCGATTGGTGGCCCGAGCATCGCGAAATTCTTCTTCACCACTAAGATCATCCTCATCACTAAGGTCATCATCAATGGAATCATCACCACTAGCGTCATCTAAACCCTTTTCTGAGTCACCTATTACATATGAGTCATCATTGTCCTCATTGTCAGTGTTGCCCTGGACATCTCTATGCTCCATTATATTGTCTTCAGCATATCTATCGTCCTCAGCCCATCCAACACCATGCTGGGGAAAACCTTGCCCTTCAGCACCACCATATTCATCATGCTCCTGTGATACTAGGACTTGGCTATCACCATACCATGGTTGTGTGACAACTATTTCTTTTTTGAAAGAAGGACCGACATCTACGCGAGCGGGGGACGGTCGGCATTCTACTCTTACAGATGACTCCTTGCTAACAACTAAATCCAAAGAACGGACTTCAGAGGCCAAAACAACCGCCTTGTAATGAGTCCATTCTAAGTCACTTGATATTGGCAACAAACGCTTGATACGTGGACCATTTGCCGACCCAACATCTATCACGCCTTGAATCTGAACAAAATCCACATCATTCCAACCTAACTTTAATTTCACTTCCTCTAACAATTGGGCCAATGTGGGCGATTCACCAAAAATCAACAATTGCTCACTCATTTTCTCAAATTTGACACTATCATCTCTTGTCCTAACAACACGGCCTCCATGATGCAACCTCACTAATTTATCCATCTACAACCATCACACATCGAAATattgtcatatatatatatatatatcatcataTAAATATCTACTTCattaaaaacaaataaaaaaactaagaaACCCTAACACAATGATAAAAGCAATACCTATTAAGGTTTGAACATAAAAACATACTAATTAACGTTCTCCACAACACCAAAACATCAATCAAACTCATACAAACCCTAACACAATGACCAAATGAACAACCGCCACCTTCATCCTAGGATTTCCAACGAAAACAAGCAATGCAGCAAAATCTACACGGATAGAATGGAAGACGGGAAGGAGTATTACCTCGGGACCAACTTGAAGGGGCTGATTTGGGCCCCTAGCCACTCCCTAATGGCTAGGGTTTGAGGGGGCGGCGGggtaaagagagagagaggtgggaagaggaaagactgaatggagggaggaggaaggaggCCGCGCGCGGCTCTGTATAGCCCAGACCTCGGCGTTAGACGACTCAACGCCGAGGTCTGTGGCTCGGCGCTAAATGGCTGTACGCCGAGCTGTTTGGGCCGCAAGGCCAAAATGGGCCGTCCAGCCCCGCGCCCCAGACCTCGGCGTGCCAACAGCTAACGCCGACATCCGTGGCTCGGCGTCAATTGAGCTGATGCCGAGGTCCCATCCACGTGTTTTGGACGACCAAGGTCGTCGATGACGTGGCATAACCTAGGCGTTAACTGACACAACGCCGAGACGAGAATCCTCGGCGTGCTGTCACATAACGGCGAAAAACGGTCTATTTTTAAAAATTGTTTCGCCAGGagtttttttgcaaaaaaagtttcaaaaaaggGCCAAATTGCAAAAATTTCACTTGGCTGCATGCCTTATTTAcatctgaaaattttttggattttgacactataacactttcatttttatttgacaaatattgtccaatcatagagtaatcaggcttaaaagattcgtctcgcgatttataggtaaactgtacaattagttttttatcaatatttaatactccatgcatgtgtcgtaagatttgatgtgacagagaatcttcaaaagtttttagtttttgagtaaactataaacaaggccttaaggaaATCCTTGATTAAATCGCTACATTGGATTTGTGGCATGTTGAATTGATTTTTTACACCATATGACCTGCCAACAGGAACAACATGGGTCCGGAAATGCGCGCAACATCCACTACTTCGTTCTCTGATAAGCTAATTAGTTTATTCTAACCATTAGTTTATCCTAAGTGTCATCTTTATATAGAGAGTGTGTTATGAAAACCAATTAGGCGTCGATGGATTAGACTCACTACACGCTGCCAAAAACGGGTTGGTATAGATGCGTTCCATTCTGTCCAATATAATTTCTACATTCAGCCTACTCAAATTTGAAGTTATAGACATCTCGGTTGTTTTCggtttttttttcactttttagcgaattaaaaacTGAATAAGAACAGTAAGGTTGTTTTTGCGATCGTTTTTGCTTTTCACTTTTTTTACTAGCATATCCTGTTCTTAGCCGCACGAGATCTCCTATTTTAGGAAGCATAACAACGTACCATAGTTGACCACACCATGCTGCAGTATGtagcgggccttgtttagttccaaaaaaaatttgtaaactttttcaaatttcccgttatatcgaatcttacaacacatgcgtaaagtattaaatatagataaaaataataactaattgcacagcgagacgaatcttttgaatctagttaatccacaattggaaaatatttgtcaaatacaaacaaaagtgctacagtgtatattttgcaaaaaattttggaactaaatgaGATGTGTTGGCCTTTCTATTTTTTATTCCAAGCGCTATTCTTGTTTGATTTTAATATCACATGAATCCTGTTTTATTCCCGTTCCTGATCTTTTCGATTTCAATTtcatttacataaaaattataaaatgaaaaatgaGAAATGGTTTATCCTAACTGATTCGCTTCGTATTCATTCGGTTATGATTTAGGCAGAGCACCTATTATTTCCCATGACAAAGAGTGTGTTCAAACTTCACAAAACTATTAGACCTTGGTTGATATCCATGTATTCATCTCAATCACCAACACATATGAATTAAGTGGTTACATAGATATCCAAACAAGCCCTCAAATAGTTCACGTGCTATGACTCGATCTAGAAGGTTACAAAAACAGAAGCCTACGTACATATTAATAgtactaatattttttatacaaaGGACTGTGGGGGAGGTCTCCACAGTTGTTTGTAACAGATGATACTATAAAAGAAGTAGAGCTTACATCCGAAGtttgggccgtgtttagtttctgaaaaaaaaatttagcgacactgtagcacttttgtttgtttgtggtatttattgtccaaccatggactaactaggctcaaaagattcgtctcgtaaatttcgaccaaactgtgcaattagtttttattttcgtctatatttaatactacatgcatgcatctaaagattcgatatgatggagaatcttgaaaatttttaggtttttgagtagaagtaaacaaggccttgatattGATGAGGTAGAGTCTAATTTGAGCTCGTTTACTTTGAAAGAACCTTACCTCTGAAGTTTGTTCCATCCACTTGCCTCTTTTCTTCAACTTGGTTCCACGGTCATGGGAGCCTAGCTAGTTGAGATCCTCTATGACTATGAGATTTTGCTAATTAcagtcactactacagaattggTTTGTAAGAGCCAAGGAGTTTTCTCTGTAAGGGCGGCCGGTGAtgcaaccgcccttacagtgcaTTTTCCATCAGCACTAGGCTAGTTGATCacgagccgcccttacaaataccACAGTAAGgacggctggtaacacgagccgcccttacaaatgatTGCATTTGTAAGGGCTGTTGTtgatccagccgcccttactgtgggatttgtaagggcggttcgtgatccagccgcccttacaaactTATTTCTAAGGGCGGTTGGTGattcagccgcccttacaaatcacgactgtatatatggctgcagccttcttcctcctcgggtcACTCACTCCAACCCGAGGAGATAAGGTTGGGAGGCCTTGGGCACCTCCTAAAAATTGCTCTAGTGAGGGGAGGAGGTTTTGGTCTCAGAAACTATCATGGGGAGCTTAGAAAAGGTAAGAAAATGCTATTCCAACACTTTAATTAAAGTTTTAGTGGTTGGTTAGTGAGTAATTTGAGTTttgcttttctctctcttccatggTGCTTGAGCTTTGTACGGAGCAAATTAGACCCAGTTGGAATTAGTTAGAGATATGAGCTTGCCCTCTTTATTGGTCGTTCTTGCTTGATTTTAGTGGTGATATATTTTACTCTATCATGtatgttcatctagttctagatcTAGGATttgctttttaatttttttatttatggttCATGAAATTAGAATGGTTTGGATATGAAAAATTGTTGGTAAAATAATAATTGTTTCTAATTGTTGACAATGGAACTATATATAAGTTTATTTATATAATTATAAtttaataattgttgctaattatTGTTGATTGGTAAAATAATACTTGTTTCTAATTTCTTTTCTAAATATAGTTTCATTAATATCCAACTAATTAATATATAAGTTAATATTTTCTAAAATAATACTTGTTTTATGTATTTTGTATTTCCGTTTTGTTGCTAATTGTTGCTAATTGGTAAAATAATACTTGTTTCTAATTTCTTTTCCAAATATTTAGTTTCATTAATAGCCAACTAATTAATATATAAgttaatattttataaaataatgcttgttttatgtattttgtatttttgttttgttGCTAATTGTTGCTAATTGGTAAAATAATATTTGTTGCTTATTCCTTTTCTAAATATTTAGTTTTATTAATAGCCAACTAAATAATTATCCTCTACCATGAGTATATACACAATTAATGTCTAGTTTGTATTTTTTCttcattaatttatttttttatgtattttgtatttttgttttgttttaaaagacGGAGTACAGGAACTCTTGGATGTATGGTTGGTCAAGGATTGATGAAGGTTTTCGCGATGAGGTGGATAAATTTATTGAAGCCGCAGAGAAGCATGCATTAACGTTGACACATTATAAGGATACAATTATTTGTCCCTGCAAAGATTGCAAGAACCTTATGGCATTTGCAGATCTGAATACCATTAGATCACCTCTGATTATGCGAGGATTTGTTCCGAACTACACAGTGTGGACTCATCATGGCGAAACAACGGTTATTGATGATGGCAACTTTGATCTAGGAGATGCCGCCGAAGCCGAGAGGTATATGCACCAATACACAACTGAGCTTGAAGAAGAAATGGGCTATGACTATGGCAATGGACAAGGTGGTCAGTACTTTGGCAATCAAGATGGTGCTAATGATGTTGCTGATGTCGGCACTGATGGAGGAGCACGCGAGGGGGATGAAGATGACTTTGACAATTTAGAGGACATGATTCGGGCGATTGGACCAGAAATATTACTGCGGAATAAAGGTGTAGAAAAATTGAaagatgcaaagttttcagttacaagatgcaaagttttcagttacaagatgcaaagttttcagtt is part of the Sorghum bicolor cultivar BTx623 chromosome 10, Sorghum_bicolor_NCBIv3, whole genome shotgun sequence genome and harbors:
- the LOC8085375 gene encoding uncharacterized protein LOC8085375 — its product is MGSLEKTEYRNSWMYGWSRIDEGFRDEVDKFIEAAEKHALTLTHYKDTIICPCKDCKNLMAFADLNTIRSPLIMRGFVPNYTVWTHHGETTVIDDGNFDLGDAAEAERYMHQYTTELEEEMGYDYGNGQGGQYFGNQDGANDVADVGTDGGAREGDEDDFDNLEDMIRAIGPEILLRNKGVEKLKDAKLPDSAAGHPLRSSSLQPDGPPPSSLLTGGPPPSSPLLAPVLARAGAPRFVPDLVVWRSETLSICAAWASLSSTPSTKRNTIPGTILSTEKEELGAGTLVSEKSSARDEELSAGTSVPEKKIELGRRRRARRGGAPYGPQLGPGMTGGSGGAPWAVDDGGRPGTRARGDGGERRAAEKN